The following are from one region of the Hippocampus zosterae strain Florida chromosome 9, ASM2543408v3, whole genome shotgun sequence genome:
- the LOC127607464 gene encoding beta-crystallin B3-like yields MTDQQGSPDQLPAEKGQGGAGASYKLTVFELENFRGKKVELSGECKDVLEKTQKVGSIIVESGPWIGFEHPRFAGEKFVLEKGEYPRWSTWTNCQSHFCLSSFRPLKVDSADHKLHLFENAGFEGRKMEIVDDDVPSLWVYGFQDRVASAKAINGTWVGYMYPGYRGRQYVFEHGDFKHWNDWGATAPQIQSVRRVRDMQWHKRGCFIATTPNPNPNSKPKPTPNPNPVPNPTPNPKPSPNTKSQTQP; encoded by the exons ATGACAGATCAACAAGGAAGCCCAGACCAGTTACCTGCAGAGAAGGGCCAGGGAGGAGCTGGAGCCTCATATAAG TTGACCGTTTTCGAGTTGGAGAACTTCCGTGGAAAGAAAGTGGAATTATCTGGCGAATGTAAAGATGTGCTGGAGAAGACACAGAAAGTTGGCTCCATCATTGTGGAATCTGGACC ATGGATTGGTTTTGAACATCCACGTTTTGCAGGTGAGAAGTTTGTATTGGAGAAGGGGGAGTATCCCCGCTGGAGCACCTGGACCAACTGCCAGAGTCACTTCTGTCTGAGCTCTTTCAGGCCCCTAAAAGTG GACAGTGCAGATCACAAGCTGCACCTGTTTGAGAACGCAGGTTTTGAAGGCAGGAAAATGGAGATTGTTGACGATGATGTTCCCAGTCTGTGGGTTTATGGTTTCCAGGATCGAGTTGCCAGTGCTAAGGCCATCAACGGCAC GTGGGTGGGTTACATGTACCCGGGCTACAGAGGACGCCAGTATGTGTTTGAGCACGGAGACTTTAAGCACTGGAATGACTGGGGAGCCACTGCGCCTCAGATCCAGTCTGTCCGACGTGTGAGGGACATGCAGTGGCACAAGAGGGGGTGCTTCATTGCCACCACTCCAAATCCAAATCCCAACTCTAAACCTAAACCCACTCCCAACCCCAATCCTGTTCCTAACCCTACTCCAAATCCCAAACCGTCTCCAAATACCAAATCACAAACACAGCCTTAA